A region of Mammaliicoccus sp. Dog046 DNA encodes the following proteins:
- the leuD gene encoding 3-isopropylmalate dehydratase small subunit yields the protein MEPITTFQGKTVPLLNDNIDTDQIIPKAFLKRISKTGFGPFLFDEWRYLEDGSDNPEFNLNKPEYKGASILISGDNFGCGSSREHAAWALKDFGFTIIIAGSFSDIFYMNCTKNGMLPIVIENKDDREAIAQHSEITIDLPNQQIKTPEATYHFDIDATWKNKLVNGLDDIAITLTYEEQISNYEKMHN from the coding sequence ATGGAACCAATTACAACTTTCCAAGGTAAGACTGTTCCCCTACTCAATGATAATATTGATACAGACCAAATTATACCTAAAGCATTTTTGAAACGTATTTCTAAAACAGGTTTCGGACCATTTCTATTTGATGAATGGCGTTATCTTGAAGATGGTTCTGATAACCCAGAATTCAATTTGAATAAACCAGAATACAAAGGTGCAAGTATCTTAATTTCTGGTGATAACTTTGGTTGTGGTTCTTCTAGAGAACATGCTGCATGGGCACTTAAAGACTTTGGTTTCACTATTATTATTGCTGGTAGTTTCAGTGATATCTTCTATATGAACTGTACAAAAAATGGAATGTTGCCTATCGTAATTGAAAATAAAGACGATAGAGAAGCTATTGCACAACATTCTGAAATTACAATTGATTTACCAAATCAACAAATTAAAACCCCAGAAGCAACATATCACTTTGATATAGATGCAACATGGAAAAATAAACTCGTTAATGGATTAGATGATATTGCTATTACATTAACTTACGAGGAACAAATCAGTAATTACGAAAAAATGCACAACTAA
- the ilvA gene encoding threonine ammonia-lyase IlvA, whose product MTLKTRLNAEDIEEAFLKLKDTVKQTPLEKDMYLSQKYDCNVYLKREDLQWVRSFKLRGACYAINQLTDEERANGVSCASAGNHAQGVAFTAKQLAIKAVIFMPVTTPAQKINQVKFFGGAFVQIELIGDTFDDCLKHALEYTEQFGLSFIDPFDNINTIAGQGTIAKEMVDFATEENITFDYCFAAIGGGGLISGVGTYLKDKMPETQVIGVEPLGASSMAQSVKANKIVTLTDIDKFVDGASVGRVGQLTFDISKNIVDDFVAVDEGEVCSTILDMYSKQAIIAEPAGALSVSALNHYKNEIKGKNVVCIVSGGNNDINRMKEIEERSLLFEDMKHYFIVNFPQRPGALREFVNDVLGPNDDITKFEYLKKSSQNTGSVIIGIQLKDHNDIDQLYKNVSEFDPKYIYINQNKMLYSLLI is encoded by the coding sequence ATGACCTTAAAAACACGTTTAAATGCTGAAGATATCGAAGAAGCATTTTTAAAATTAAAAGATACTGTTAAACAAACCCCTTTAGAAAAAGATATGTATTTATCACAAAAATATGACTGTAACGTCTATTTAAAAAGAGAAGATCTACAATGGGTTAGATCATTTAAACTCCGTGGTGCATGTTATGCTATTAATCAATTAACAGATGAAGAACGCGCTAACGGTGTAAGTTGTGCAAGTGCGGGTAACCATGCTCAAGGTGTTGCTTTTACAGCAAAACAATTAGCAATCAAAGCTGTTATCTTTATGCCAGTAACTACCCCTGCTCAGAAGATAAATCAAGTTAAATTTTTTGGTGGAGCATTTGTTCAAATCGAACTCATTGGTGATACTTTTGATGATTGCCTTAAACATGCATTGGAATATACAGAACAATTTGGATTAAGCTTTATTGATCCATTTGATAATATCAATACAATTGCTGGTCAAGGTACTATTGCTAAAGAAATGGTTGATTTTGCGACAGAAGAAAACATTACATTTGATTATTGTTTCGCTGCAATTGGCGGTGGAGGTTTAATTTCAGGGGTTGGAACTTACTTAAAAGATAAAATGCCTGAAACTCAAGTAATTGGTGTAGAACCTCTAGGCGCTAGTAGTATGGCTCAGTCAGTTAAAGCAAATAAAATCGTCACATTAACTGATATTGATAAATTTGTAGACGGTGCTTCTGTAGGTCGTGTAGGACAATTAACTTTTGATATTTCTAAAAATATTGTTGATGATTTTGTTGCAGTAGATGAAGGTGAAGTTTGTAGTACTATTTTAGATATGTATTCTAAACAAGCAATTATTGCTGAACCAGCTGGTGCATTAAGTGTAAGTGCCTTAAATCATTATAAGAATGAAATTAAAGGTAAAAATGTTGTATGTATCGTCAGTGGTGGTAATAATGACATCAATAGAATGAAAGAAATTGAAGAACGTTCATTACTGTTTGAAGATATGAAGCATTACTTCATTGTAAACTTTCCACAAAGACCAGGTGCACTTCGCGAATTTGTAAATGATGTTTTAGGACCAAATGATGATATAACTAAGTTTGAATACTTAAAAAAATCTAGTCAAAACACTGGATCAGTTATCATTGGTATTCAACTAAAAGATCATAATGATATCGATCAGCTTTATAAAAACGTGAGTGAATTCGATCCTAAATATATTTATATTAATCAAAATAAGATGCTTTATTCATTACTTATTTAA